A segment of the Terriglobia bacterium genome:
TGGCACAGAAGCTGAGCGTGAAGTCGGCCTTCTCCGGCAACGGTGATCCGTAAATGCCGGTGCTGGCCGGAAGCAGGATTACCTGCCGCTCCCGGAAGAACTCACGGCGCGCCCGGTTGAACTCCGCGTAATCGCGCTCCATTTCCCGCAGGTAGATCCAGGTGCGGACCACGTTCCGGAAACTCATCCCCTCCTTGGCGAGCACTTCGTCCGCCTGACAGAACATACTGTAAGCCTGGTCAAACGCATTGCCGGGGGCGCCGCAGATACTTCCGGCGTAGAGATATTTCTGCTCTCCCAGCGCGAAAGAGCGCCCCAGAGCAGGAGCGGAGAAACTGCGAGCCTCCAGCGATCCGCGCCGGGGGATGATGGCAACCGCGCTCATGATCAGGTCGACTTTGGCATCCAGGGGAGGCTGCTCGATGAAGGTGGAAGCCGGCAGGCGTTGAGGGTTGCCCGCAGCCGCATGAAAAATCCGCAGGCGCGCTGTTTGGAACGGATCGAAGTCCCTCTTGATATTACGGAACCACACGGTCTCATACACGACATGGTCGAGAGAACCTTTTTCACGGCGCAGCAGAGAATCCAGCGCCTGATACATCGACGCGGTTTGAAGAGCGGCATCCCCCGGGCGCTCGGGATCGGGCCGGCATTGGATGAAGATTTCGTCGGCTGCCGGGCCTGAAAACCGGCGACAGACGACGTTCGCGGTCTGGTTTCTCTGCTGTTGCATGAATCATGTCCTGTTGAATCAATTATCATCTCAGAGACCGCAGAGAAAAAGATAGAAAACTCTCTGCGGTTTCTGCAATCTCTGGGGTGATGTTCCGGCTGTTACATTTCCCGGCCGATTGCCTGCGCGACCGGCCGGAGATCGTTCATCATGGCGGCGAACTTATCCGGCCTCAGAGACTGATCGCCGTCGCTCAGGGCTTTGTCCGGGTCTGCGTGAACCTCGACGAGGAGGCCGTCGGCTCCGACGGCGACGGCGGCTCGGGCCAGCAGCGGCACCAGCCACCAGATCCCTGTGCCATGGCTGGGGTCGACGATGACCGGCAGGTGGCTCAGCTTCTTGAGAACGGGGACCGCGCTCAGGTCGAGCGTGTTCCTGGTCGAGGTTTCAAAAGTGCGGATGCCACGTTCGCACAGGACGATGCTGACGTTGCCGCCGCTGGCGACGTACTCGGCGGCGCATAGAAACTCCTCGATCGTGGCGCTCAGACCGCGTTTGAGCAGAACCGGCACGCGGAGCCGTCCGACTTCCTCGAGGAGTGTGTAGTTCTGCATGTTGCGCGAACCGATCTGGATCATGTCGGCGTGTGCGCAAACCGCCTCGAGATGACGCGCGTCCATGGCCTCGGTGACTACCGGAAGTCCGGTCTCGCGCCTGACATCGGCGAGTATGCGCAGACCCTCTTCTTTGAGGCCGCGAAAACTGTAGGGCGAGGTCCGCGGTTTGTAGGCTCCCCCGCGTAGGATTACCGCACCGGCTCCCTTGACTGCCCAGGCGGCCGCAAGGAGCTGGTCGGCGCTTTCGACCGAGCAGGGTCCGGCCATCATTACGACTTTGCGGCCGCCGATGGCTACGTCTCCGACATGGACAATGCTTCCGCCTGGTTTCTGCTCCAGCCCTACCAACCTGAGGTCGGGAATCGGTTTCAGCATCTCACTCCCGTAAACCATGCAGGCCCTGACCGGAAACGACAAGGCTCCGCACTTCACCGAGACTGGCGACTTTCAAACCACCCTTTGTAGCATGCGGCACCTGCATCGTCAACGCGAAATCATTGCCCATGAAAGCATTGCAGACGCTGCTACCGATAATAACCCGAACCGACCGGTTTTGTTGCGCCGATCAGCGCGGTTTCTCGCTGTTTTTTGAGATTTCATTGATGGCGGAGCGCAACCATGGGGTCTACTTTCGTGGCGCGGCGCGCAGGAATGTAGCTGGCCAGCCGCGCGACCGCCATGAGGAGGAGCGCCGTTCCGCCGATGGCTATCGGGTCGGCCGGGCTCACCTGATAGAATGCAGTGCGAAGACAGTAGCTTGCGCCGAGTGCGAGGGGCAGTCCGATGGCCGCGCCCAGGAGGGACAGGCGCAGGCCGTGCCGCAGAACCATGAGGAGCGCGTCGCTACGCTGCGCTCCGAGGGCCATGCGCAGGCCGATTTCGCGGGTGCGTTGGCTGACGGTGTAGGAGACGATGCCGTAGAGCCCGAACGATGCCAGGATCAAGCGGAACAGGCCGAAAGCGCCCATGGTGGAACGCGCCGCGTAAGGCTTACCTGTTTCACCCCGGGCAACGCCTGAACGCGCTCCTGCAAGGTCTGATAGAACGCGCGCGCATGGTTCCCGTCATACCCGTTGAAGCCCAGCACGAATTGCGCCAGCAGCATGTTTTTCTCAGCTGCGTCTGTTGCTGTGGAGGTGAGGATGCCACGCGGCCGGGAACAACAGGAGCAGAGCGCTTCCCAGGACCAGCAGCCACAGCAGCCAACCTTGAAACTCGAGGATGACGTTCCCCTGGCCGAGGAGGGAAAAGGAGGAGCGCGCGGCGGACAGAACTGCGGTCGAAAGGAAATAAGCCGCGTAGTTGTCACGCAGAAAATGGGCGACCAGCGCGGAGGCAAGCAGAATCAGCACCGCCGAGAAAACAGCTTCCAAGGCGGCTTCCGGCCAGCGCCTCGCAGTGAAGGGGAGAAAGCTGCCGAGGAGGCCCGCCAGAAGCAGCACGCGCAGCCAGAGTCGGCCGGCCGTGCGCGTCCACAGGTGCGCGCCGAACGCCAGCACCGCGCTGAACAGCAATGCGCTCAAGAAGGTGTCTCGCAAGCCGGAAACCAGCGGAATATAGGTGCCCAGGTCTGCAGGAGCGGCAAGCGGAGGGGCGAGCGCAAAACGACTAGCGTGGTACTGGACCAGGGTGGTGCACCACTGAAGGATCAAAAATGCGCCAATCGTGGCTGCGGCAGCGACAAAGGCATCGCGCCCCCACATCCTGCGGTTGTCCCGATGCAGGACCGCGGGTGCATCCGGACAGCAAGACATGATGATGGCGGCCGCCAGGGCGCCTGCGAGCCCGATTCCGATCAGCAGGAGCGCTCCCTCGACCAGCCCGGACAAAAGGAAGATCTGCGGTGACACCTGAGTGTCGTACCAGAACAGAAAAGCGGGGATCGAGTTGATCATGTTCAGCAGTTCGAAGAGCGCGGCGAGGA
Coding sequences within it:
- the aroF gene encoding 3-deoxy-7-phosphoheptulonate synthase — protein: MVYGSEMLKPIPDLRLVGLEQKPGGSIVHVGDVAIGGRKVVMMAGPCSVESADQLLAAAWAVKGAGAVILRGGAYKPRTSPYSFRGLKEEGLRILADVRRETGLPVVTEAMDARHLEAVCAHADMIQIGSRNMQNYTLLEEVGRLRVPVLLKRGLSATIEEFLCAAEYVASGGNVSIVLCERGIRTFETSTRNTLDLSAVPVLKKLSHLPVIVDPSHGTGIWWLVPLLARAAVAVGADGLLVEVHADPDKALSDGDQSLRPDKFAAMMNDLRPVAQAIGREM
- a CDS encoding FtsX-like permease family protein; the encoded protein is MGAFGLFRLILASFGLYGIVSYTVSQRTREIGLRMALGAQRSDALLMVLRHGLRLSLLGAAIGLPLALGASYCLRTAFYQVSPADPIAIGGTALLLMAVARLASYIPARRATKVDPMVALRHQ